A section of the Callospermophilus lateralis isolate mCalLat2 chromosome 14, mCalLat2.hap1, whole genome shotgun sequence genome encodes:
- the Ehd3 gene encoding EH domain-containing protein 3: MFSWLGTDDRRRKDPEVFQTVSEGLKKLYKSKLLPLEEYYRFHEFHSPALEDADFDNKPMVLLVGQYSTGKTTFIRYLLEQDFPGMRIGPEPTTDSFIAVMQGDTEGIIPGNALVVDPKKPFRKLNVFGNAFLNRFVCAQLPNAVLESISVIDTPGILSGEKQRISRGYDFAAVLEWFAERVDRIILLFDAHKLDISDEFSEVIKALKNHEDKMRVVLNKADQIETQQLMRVYGALMWSLGKIVNTPEVIRVYIGSFWSHPLLIPDNRKLFEAEEQDLFRDIQSLPRNAALRKLNDLIKRARLAKVHAYIISSLKKEMPSVFGKDNKKKELVNNLAEIYGRIEREHQISPGDFPNLKRMQDQLQAQDFSKFQPLKSKLLEVVDDMLAHDIAKLMVLVRQEETQHPVQMVKGGAFEGTLHGPFGHGYGEGAEEGIDDVEWVVARDKPMYDEIFYTLSPVDGKITGANAKKEMVRSKLPNSVLGKIWKLADIDKDGMLDDEEFALANHLIKVKLEGHELPNELPAHLVPPSKRKVAE; encoded by the exons ATGTTCAGCTGGCTGGGTACCGACGACCGCCGGAGGAAGGACCCCGAGGTCTTCCAGACGGTCAGCGAGGGGCTCAAGAAACTCTATAAGAGCAAGCTGCTGCCGCTGGAAGAGTATTACCGCTTCCACGAGTTCCACTCGCCTGCCCTGGAGGATGCCGATTTTGACAACAAGCCCATGGTCCTGCTGGTGGGCCAGTACTCCACGGGGAAGACCACCTTCATCAG GTACCTGCTGGAACAGGATTTTCCAGGCATGAGGATTGGACCCGAGCCAACCACTGACTCCTTCATTGCGGTGATGCAAGGAGACACGGAGGGGATCATCCCTGGGAACGCCCTGGTAGTGGATCCTAAGAAACCCTTCAGGAAACTCAACGTTTTTGGCAACGCCTTCTTGAACAG GTTCGTGTGTGCCCAGCTGCCCAATGCCGTGCTGGAGAGCATCAGTGTCATCGACACGCCGGGGATCCTCTCTGGGGAGAAGCAGAGGATCAGCAGAG GGTATGACTTTGCAGCGGTCCTGGAGTGGTTTGCCGAGCGGGTGGACCGCATCATCCTGCTCTTTGATGCCCACAAACTGGACATCTCGGATGAGTTCTCGGAGGTCATCAAGGCCCTCAAGAACCACGAGGACAAGATGCGGGTGGTGCTGAACAAGGCCGACCAGATCGAGACGCAGCAGCTGATGCGGGTGTACGGGGCCCTCATGTGGTCCCTGGGGAAGATCGTGAACACCCCGGAGGTGATCCGGGTCTACATCGGCTCCTTCTGGTCCCACCCCCTCCTCATCCCTGACAATCGGAAGCTCTTTGAGGCCGAGGAGCAGGACCTGTTCAGGGACATCCAGAGTTTGCCCCGAAATGCCGCCCTGCGCAAGCTCAATGACCTCATCAAGAGAGCCAGGCTGGCCAAG GTCCACGCCTACATCATCAGCTCCCTGAAGAAGGAGATGCCCTCAGTGTTTGGGAAGGACAACAAGAAGAAGGAGCTGGTGAACAACCTGGCGGAGATCTATGGCCGCATCGAGCGGGAGCACCAGATCTCACCTGGGGATTTCCCTAACCTGAAAAGGATGCAG GACCAGCTGCAGGCCCAGGACTTTAGCAAGTTCCAGCCACTGAAAAGCAAGCTGCTGGAGGTGGTGGATGACATGCTGGCGCACGACATTGCCAAGCTCATGGTGCTGGTGCGCCAGGAGGAGACCCAGCATCCTGTCCAGATGGTGAAGGGCGGAGCATTCGAGGGCACCCTGCATGGCCCCTTCGGGCATGGCTATGGGGAGGGGGCCGAGGAGGGGATTGATGATGTCGAGTGGGTGGTTGCCCGGGACAAGCCCATGTACGACGAGATCTTCTACACCCTGTCCCCTGTGGATGGCAAGATCACAGGCGCTAATGCCAAGAAGGAGATGGTGCGCTCCAAGCTGCCCAACAGCGTGCTGGGCAAGATCTGGAAGCTAGCCGACATTGACAAGGATGGCATGTTGGATGATGAGGAGTTCGCACTGGCCAATCACCTCATCAAGGTCAAGCTGGAGGGGCACGAGCTGCCCAATGAGCTGCCCGCCCACCTCGTGCCCCCATCCAAGAGGAAAGTTGCCGAGTGA